Proteins from a single region of Halalkalibaculum roseum:
- the sprA gene encoding cell surface protein SprA codes for MQLKAIKIWYKLLFVLLIALATGTDRAFAQVSAEVDTTIDIDFTALPDSLPVMHTPDLVSYPFPGKRSRLFHVALNEERVVVNRDSSGHYVSQRLLNDIPMALPYVMTFEEYAQRSLEKSKRENWEMLITQYEDTREERRGLLDFRFDVPGGRESTFTTIFGKPEVNLRVNGTANMNLGASIQKTENPEIPPDQQTQIDPTFEQSLKLNIQGTIGDKLSIQTDWDTEAAFDFQNRLSIVYQGYEDEILQRIEMGNVSMETGNSLIRGGSALFGIKSIAQIGSLRLTSVVSQQEGEGQTETLTGGAQEQQLSIRPADYENDRHFFLDFYNRQQFEQNMSNPQQLGQAYQLSEINVWILRESTQSFEGERQAIALVDLGVNEINGTFGLPNEQNDPFADATLDNFRDPSVGTSATDFGVNADEFVEGYFIPLQEGVDYEVNRYLGYLSLKRNLGSRQALAISFKYLDPQTGQTISVGDVSQGGGSRIYLKLLRPQNATTTNKAWDLMMKNIYSVGASNLTPEGLEVVIKYTQENVPSSSLPQRTNILLQDLGLDRVDNQGALSPDNRIDFSTGTLDPANGKIIFPYLQPFGSRIENLLQNTGLPATEINAIAFNELYNEKKVNANQLSKNSFFLIEGSSKGTTSGSYSLDFGLVEGSVKVFANGRELTEGTDYVVDYSIGSITILDEQYLKKGQEIKIEYEKNQFAQIEQKNFTGLRAEYEFTDNIRLGSTFFKLKEKPLQDKIRIGDEPVNNTVIGLDANARFDLPWLTRAIDKVPLLQTNAPSSFSMSGEFAQLRPGVAQTNAVSDAIDRNELFKDEENGLSFIDDFEGVDITLNFTNPSRWNLAAAPAAVPGYAPDQTLFGTDPQVNPSVTLSDKIARSDLRSQFSWYSIPRNITEILGGVQLTPETQPVRVTDVFPNRDVLSEENFITTLDVYYNPENRGPYNYNLDLRNLLENDQDRTWGGMVTTVPSGQEDLTQNNIEFLEFWVQPILPNGREPTAQDLADYDGTMYIDIGIVSEDIVPNFKTNTEDGLTRRPEDLQVDNLGTDSRSYIAVPPPPPEGQFANDRREQEDVGLDGAPNTDGIDGRNEQALFSSFINAMQASYGAGSEAFREIQADPSNDDYIYYGEEQVSELTLQNRFHRLYGYHDGNTPPNSSGDKRAVTNKPDTEGLITPSIVEQNNSYFQYEIDWNPADFNQLDVGQPGTFIVDKVPGSRQQDRWYQVRIPLQDWIRRVGSIENFQNISYIRVWLSGYEKPFTMRFATFELVGSQWRNADDVDQQQTSQADFSISSVNIEENSRRQPIPYRQPEGAIRATNRSRQRQTIANEQSLILDVENLGSQELKMVKRVYPGGLNMINYSNVRMFVHGEGFENRGEAELVMRFGTDLINNYYEYRQPISPTDPDYPFSNQPLDELTEAERQQEAEQVWLYDENSVNILLRIFNQLKQLRDQQQDDPSTVYERSDIVREAPPGAVVAIKGNPSLDRIGEIGMGIRNPYDPANPQQGVQSLEAQFWLNELRVSGFDNKNGWAANAKAELQLADFASINANVTQETDGFGALNSRLGQRRVSDIFGYDINTTVNLHKFLPDRYGWNFPVSLSTRSSTSTPRYLPNQGDVRLTEFEDAVQARNDINDEQKQTIIDQRIRESQTYLESYSINVSNVSKRLSESNFLQYTLDKTTLNFVYNTTDRRSPEYVFQDNWNYSGSLRYNVNFQNTLLFRPFGFLGEVPLLDILSGLKLGYTPASINASFGVNRDYDERRRRTLEGQNLASLQQSHTFNYNTNFGLGYNLTPSIKTTFQTRTVFDLSRAGIEQIGQPGTIDSTQFRVIPTFEVFDKLITDTLKSRRSNYEEAYTAGWQPRLNTIDPISWISYSANYGGGYQWRNSPAGSNLGATISNNLSLNQSLDFDFSDLFNRMDWYSRLTDERRRSRNGSVADTANGSSGQSIGRLFRKGLMALLSIQSLDFSFNISKNSLQSGYAGGSQLYYMFRDSENDYSPPFSYRTGFTDEIGFTQLIDNPDLNSNIQLPSNKRFSDDLTATSRFQPFRNFTIDLTFNTQWDVTKTRSITIDPSESVSTVRTQSGNISSSVWAFGKGYGELFRKQLQTAFDDINTANDSLTDALGNRDGETVLGKRSLEEDFRQAYLGVSTTGIGSRNFTPFPLPGWKVTWTGLERFIPYFGNFMARATINHAYSGRYRLGWTFNADTSPLQPFNLGVYTVANNRSPYEPNAINVEKRFVPLIGLNITWQSNLRTNLQYEVSKVTSLALSNSTITERLSRGLQFSFSYTIRNFKLPFFPRLDNAVDFTLNASYIEDTEQKFILDSDLDNALQEGPQNINRDVNAYDFTESFTEGQSRINGSAIIGYQFSQTIKANFEYTYRQIIPQSSLVFPRIDHDLLFNIIVSIRSN; via the coding sequence GTGCAGCTCAAAGCCATCAAAATATGGTATAAATTACTTTTTGTGCTCCTGATTGCCTTAGCAACAGGCACAGACCGGGCATTTGCCCAGGTTTCGGCTGAAGTCGATACCACAATTGATATTGATTTTACAGCGCTTCCTGATTCTTTGCCGGTCATGCACACTCCCGACCTCGTTTCATATCCCTTTCCCGGAAAACGCTCGCGCCTGTTTCATGTTGCCTTGAATGAAGAGAGAGTAGTGGTTAATCGTGATTCATCGGGGCATTATGTAAGCCAAAGGTTGCTCAATGATATACCCATGGCGCTTCCCTATGTCATGACTTTTGAAGAGTATGCCCAAAGAAGCCTTGAGAAGTCCAAGAGGGAGAATTGGGAGATGCTTATCACCCAATACGAAGATACCAGGGAAGAGAGGAGGGGATTGCTGGACTTCCGCTTTGATGTTCCGGGTGGCAGGGAGTCTACCTTTACCACAATATTCGGTAAACCGGAGGTCAATCTGCGTGTAAACGGTACGGCGAATATGAACCTGGGAGCATCCATTCAAAAGACAGAAAATCCGGAGATACCGCCTGATCAGCAGACACAAATTGATCCGACCTTCGAGCAGAGCCTGAAGCTTAACATCCAGGGAACTATCGGTGATAAACTGTCCATCCAGACCGACTGGGACACGGAAGCAGCTTTTGATTTTCAGAATAGGCTGAGTATCGTCTATCAAGGCTATGAGGATGAGATCTTACAGCGTATTGAGATGGGTAATGTTTCCATGGAGACCGGCAACTCTCTGATCAGGGGAGGAAGTGCCCTGTTCGGAATTAAGTCCATTGCCCAGATTGGCTCTTTGCGTCTCACCTCGGTTGTTTCCCAACAGGAGGGTGAGGGGCAGACCGAGACGCTTACCGGCGGTGCCCAGGAGCAACAGCTGTCCATTCGGCCCGCAGATTATGAAAACGACCGCCACTTTTTCCTGGATTTTTACAACCGCCAGCAGTTTGAGCAAAATATGTCGAATCCACAGCAGCTGGGTCAGGCCTATCAGCTCTCCGAAATCAATGTCTGGATATTGCGGGAATCCACCCAGTCATTTGAAGGCGAGCGACAGGCAATAGCTCTGGTCGATCTGGGCGTCAACGAAATCAACGGCACCTTTGGACTGCCAAACGAGCAGAACGATCCTTTTGCCGATGCAACACTTGATAATTTCAGGGATCCCTCAGTAGGTACTTCTGCCACCGATTTCGGGGTCAATGCCGATGAATTTGTGGAAGGGTATTTTATCCCGTTACAGGAAGGAGTGGATTATGAGGTAAACCGTTACCTGGGCTATCTATCCTTGAAGCGTAACCTGGGTTCAAGGCAGGCACTGGCAATCTCTTTTAAATACCTCGATCCGCAAACCGGGCAGACGATAAGTGTGGGTGATGTGAGTCAGGGGGGAGGCAGCCGCATTTATCTCAAACTGTTGCGCCCGCAAAATGCCACGACCACGAACAAAGCGTGGGACCTAATGATGAAAAATATCTATTCGGTCGGGGCCTCCAACCTCACACCCGAAGGACTGGAGGTGGTTATCAAGTATACCCAGGAGAACGTACCCAGCAGCTCCCTGCCGCAGCGTACCAATATTTTGTTGCAAGATCTAGGACTAGACCGCGTAGACAACCAGGGAGCCCTCTCACCGGATAACCGTATTGACTTCAGTACCGGGACCCTCGATCCTGCAAATGGTAAGATCATCTTTCCATACCTGCAGCCTTTTGGTTCCAGAATTGAGAATTTACTGCAGAATACCGGTCTGCCGGCAACAGAGATCAATGCAATCGCATTCAATGAGCTCTACAACGAGAAGAAGGTAAATGCAAACCAACTCTCTAAGAATAGCTTTTTCCTTATTGAAGGGAGTTCAAAGGGAACAACATCAGGAAGCTACTCATTGGACTTCGGACTGGTTGAAGGTTCCGTAAAAGTCTTTGCCAACGGGCGGGAGCTGACTGAAGGAACTGATTACGTGGTTGACTATTCCATAGGCAGCATCACTATTTTGGATGAACAGTACCTTAAAAAAGGTCAGGAGATCAAGATAGAGTACGAGAAAAACCAGTTTGCTCAAATAGAGCAAAAGAATTTTACCGGCCTGCGGGCTGAGTATGAATTTACCGATAACATACGGCTCGGCAGCACCTTTTTTAAGCTCAAAGAGAAACCCCTGCAGGACAAAATTCGCATTGGGGATGAACCGGTGAACAACACCGTAATAGGCCTGGATGCCAATGCCCGTTTCGATTTGCCATGGCTTACCAGGGCCATCGACAAGGTACCACTATTGCAAACCAATGCACCCTCCAGTTTTTCGATGAGCGGGGAGTTTGCACAGCTTCGTCCGGGAGTGGCACAGACCAATGCCGTTAGCGATGCCATCGACCGTAATGAATTATTTAAGGATGAAGAGAACGGGCTATCTTTCATCGATGATTTTGAGGGAGTGGATATCACGCTGAATTTTACCAATCCATCTCGTTGGAATCTGGCTGCCGCCCCTGCTGCCGTGCCGGGCTACGCTCCTGATCAGACCTTATTCGGTACCGACCCCCAGGTCAACCCCTCGGTAACCCTAAGCGACAAGATCGCACGTTCGGATCTCCGCAGCCAGTTTTCGTGGTATTCTATTCCACGTAATATTACCGAAATTCTTGGCGGGGTTCAGTTGACCCCGGAGACCCAACCTGTAAGAGTTACGGATGTTTTCCCCAACCGGGATGTACTTAGTGAAGAAAACTTCATTACCACCCTGGATGTTTACTACAATCCGGAAAACAGGGGGCCCTACAATTACAACCTGGACCTCCGCAACCTGCTTGAGAACGATCAGGACAGAACATGGGGAGGTATGGTCACTACCGTACCTTCCGGGCAGGAAGATCTTACCCAAAATAACATCGAATTTCTGGAATTCTGGGTACAGCCAATATTACCGAACGGCCGTGAACCCACAGCCCAAGACCTAGCCGATTACGATGGCACCATGTATATTGATATCGGTATCGTATCGGAAGATATCGTGCCCAATTTCAAGACCAACACGGAAGACGGTTTGACCCGACGTCCGGAAGACCTTCAGGTTGATAATCTTGGCACCGATAGTCGTTCTTATATAGCTGTACCGCCGCCACCGCCTGAAGGTCAGTTTGCCAACGACAGGAGGGAGCAGGAAGATGTGGGCTTGGACGGGGCTCCAAATACAGATGGCATCGATGGCCGGAATGAGCAGGCCCTGTTCAGCAGCTTTATCAATGCTATGCAGGCATCCTATGGGGCCGGTAGTGAGGCGTTTCGAGAGATTCAGGCTGACCCCTCAAACGATGATTACATTTATTACGGGGAAGAACAGGTGTCTGAGCTGACGCTGCAAAACCGTTTCCACCGCCTTTACGGGTATCATGACGGGAACACCCCGCCAAACAGTAGCGGCGACAAACGGGCTGTTACCAATAAGCCGGATACCGAAGGTCTAATTACACCCTCTATTGTCGAGCAAAACAATTCTTATTTCCAATACGAAATAGACTGGAATCCCGCTGATTTTAATCAGCTGGATGTCGGCCAGCCCGGAACGTTTATCGTCGACAAGGTGCCCGGTAGTCGTCAGCAGGATCGCTGGTATCAGGTACGTATTCCGCTACAAGACTGGATTCGCAGAGTCGGAAGTATCGAAAATTTTCAGAATATTTCTTATATACGCGTCTGGCTTTCGGGTTATGAAAAGCCTTTTACAATGCGTTTTGCCACCTTTGAACTGGTAGGAAGCCAATGGCGAAACGCCGATGACGTTGATCAGCAACAGACCTCACAGGCTGATTTCAGCATTTCATCGGTCAATATCGAGGAGAACAGCCGCCGGCAGCCAATCCCTTACCGTCAGCCGGAGGGAGCTATCCGGGCTACTAACCGGAGCCGCCAGCGACAGACTATTGCCAACGAACAGTCCCTCATCCTGGACGTGGAGAATCTGGGCTCCCAGGAACTCAAGATGGTGAAACGGGTGTATCCGGGCGGATTGAATATGATCAATTACTCCAATGTGCGGATGTTTGTGCATGGCGAAGGCTTTGAAAACCGGGGAGAAGCCGAGCTTGTTATGCGTTTCGGTACCGACCTTATCAACAACTACTATGAGTATCGCCAGCCGATTTCACCTACGGATCCGGACTATCCCTTTTCCAACCAGCCACTCGATGAACTTACCGAAGCAGAAAGACAGCAAGAAGCTGAACAGGTATGGCTTTATGATGAAAACAGTGTCAATATTTTGCTAAGGATTTTCAACCAGCTGAAACAGCTCCGAGATCAGCAGCAGGATGATCCCAGCACGGTCTATGAACGGAGTGACATCGTCCGGGAAGCGCCACCGGGTGCAGTGGTTGCTATTAAGGGAAATCCTTCGCTGGATCGCATCGGTGAGATTGGTATGGGAATACGTAATCCCTATGATCCTGCAAATCCGCAACAGGGCGTACAATCACTTGAGGCACAGTTCTGGCTTAATGAATTGCGTGTTTCGGGATTTGACAATAAGAACGGTTGGGCAGCCAATGCAAAGGCAGAATTGCAGCTTGCCGATTTTGCCTCCATCAATGCAAATGTAACCCAGGAGACCGACGGGTTCGGTGCGTTGAATTCAAGGCTTGGGCAGCGCAGGGTTTCCGATATTTTTGGCTACGATATCAATACTACTGTGAACCTTCATAAATTTCTGCCCGATCGCTATGGATGGAATTTTCCGGTTTCCCTCTCTACCCGCAGTTCCACCTCCACTCCGAGGTACCTTCCTAATCAGGGTGACGTGAGACTTACTGAATTTGAGGATGCCGTTCAGGCTCGAAATGATATCAATGATGAGCAGAAGCAGACTATTATTGATCAGCGCATCAGGGAAAGTCAAACTTACCTTGAGAGTTACTCCATCAACGTCTCCAATGTTTCAAAAAGACTTTCTGAGTCCAATTTCCTGCAGTACACCCTCGACAAAACCACCCTGAATTTCGTTTATAACACCACCGATCGGCGCAGTCCGGAGTACGTGTTCCAGGATAATTGGAACTACAGCGGGTCGCTGCGCTACAACGTAAACTTTCAGAATACCCTGCTGTTTAGACCTTTCGGCTTTCTTGGGGAAGTGCCACTCTTGGATATACTTTCCGGACTTAAACTGGGTTACACACCGGCTTCCATTAATGCCTCGTTTGGAGTAAATAGGGATTACGACGAAAGACGTAGAAGAACCCTGGAAGGACAGAATCTGGCTTCCCTGCAACAGTCCCATACCTTCAACTACAACACAAATTTTGGGTTGGGCTATAACCTGACACCTTCTATCAAAACAACATTTCAGACAAGAACTGTTTTTGATCTCTCACGCGCCGGTATAGAACAGATCGGTCAACCGGGAACTATAGATAGCACCCAATTCAGGGTCATCCCCACATTTGAGGTTTTCGATAAACTGATCACAGACACGCTCAAATCGAGGAGAAGCAATTATGAAGAAGCCTATACTGCCGGCTGGCAGCCCAGGCTCAACACTATTGATCCTATCAGCTGGATCAGCTATTCGGCCAATTACGGGGGCGGTTACCAGTGGCGAAACAGTCCTGCGGGTTCCAATCTTGGGGCCACAATATCAAATAATCTGAGTTTAAATCAGTCACTGGATTTTGACTTCAGTGACCTGTTTAATCGTATGGACTGGTATAGCAGGCTCACAGATGAACGCCGACGGAGTCGAAATGGGTCAGTTGCTGACACTGCGAACGGCTCTTCCGGACAAAGTATAGGCCGGCTGTTTCGAAAAGGTCTGATGGCACTGTTGAGTATACAGTCACTGGATTTTTCATTTAATATTTCAAAAAATTCTCTTCAAAGCGGGTATGCCGGCGGTTCACAGCTCTACTATATGTTCAGGGATTCCGAAAATGATTACTCTCCACCATTCTCGTATAGGACCGGTTTTACAGATGAAATCGGATTCACCCAGCTGATTGACAATCCGGATTTAAATTCAAATATTCAGCTGCCTTCCAATAAACGTTTCTCGGATGATCTAACGGCCACTTCCAGGTTCCAGCCATTCCGGAATTTTACCATAGACCTTACTTTCAACACCCAGTGGGATGTGACCAAAACCAGATCCATAACCATTGATCCTTCAGAGTCAGTTTCAACGGTTCGCACCCAGAGCGGAAATATTAGCTCCAGCGTGTGGGCATTTGGTAAAGGCTACGGAGAACTTTTTAGAAAACAGCTGCAAACCGCTTTTGATGATATCAATACAGCCAACGACAGCCTGACGGATGCTTTGGGTAATAGGGATGGTGAGACCGTGCTCGGCAAGCGTTCTCTGGAGGAAGATTTCAGGCAAGCTTACCTGGGAGTTTCAACTACCGGTATAGGCAGTAGAAACTTCACCCCTTTTCCGTTGCCGGGCTGGAAAGTGACGTGGACCGGTCTGGAGCGTTTTATTCCCTATTTCGGCAATTTTATGGCCCGGGCTACCATCAACCATGCCTATAGTGGGAGATACCGTCTGGGATGGACCTTTAATGCGGATACGAGTCCGCTACAGCCTTTCAACCTGGGAGTATATACCGTGGCCAACAACCGCTCTCCCTATGAACCCAATGCCATCAATGTTGAGAAGCGCTTTGTGCCGCTGATTGGTCTTAATATCACATGGCAGTCGAATCTGCGCACTAACCTTCAGTATGAAGTCAGCAAAGTCACCAGTCTGGCGCTTTCTAACTCCACAATTACTGAGCGTTTGTCACGTGGGCTGCAGTTCAGCTTCAGTTATACCATCAGAAATTTCAAGCTACCCTTTTTCCCGCGACTTGATAATGCCGTGGATTTCACTCTTAATGCCTCCTACATTGAAGATACCGAACAGAAATTCATTCTCGATTCCGATCTGGACAATGCCCTGCAGGAGGGTCCGCAGAATATTAATAGAGACGTAAATGCCTATGATTTTACGGAGAGCTTTACGGAGGGACAGTCACGCATCAACGGGTCTGCTATTATCGGTTATCAATTTTCACAAACCATCAAGGCGAATTTTGAATACACTTATCGCCAGATTATCCCGCAGTCATCCTTGGTATTCCCAAGGATAGATCACGATCTATTATTCAATATTATCGTCTCAATTAGGTCGAACTGA
- a CDS encoding LptF/LptG family permease, which translates to MRNKIDRYIFIRLFAITIFVLGVLIFIFLVIDFSNNSDDFTDRGATFIEIFGDYYLNYIPEIIRLVIPVAIFVACLYLTGQMTDRLEITALKAAGVSLYRLIVPYLLFGFIMLVIISYLDGFIIPDSNSKRIAFENRYLKDKTEKVDRNRIYRQESENTIFEIRTFDANQKIGYNIEVIEFEGDSIKKMMKIQRMEWIPNDSLWKYTDIEEKTFTPTGYVDEYSDSMRVALNILPRDLARTTSDIYQLTYREAYNYIQSIKRSGASNTELPQVQFYGRLAYPFSIIVSILVGFAIASVRRRGGRGFHIAAGLTISFLYLALMKVIEPFGGQGALDPVIAATLPHVFFLFVGLVLLFAARK; encoded by the coding sequence GTGCGTAACAAGATCGACCGTTACATTTTTATCCGCTTGTTTGCCATCACCATATTTGTGCTTGGTGTGCTGATCTTCATCTTCCTGGTTATCGACTTTTCCAATAACAGTGATGATTTTACCGATCGTGGGGCCACTTTTATAGAGATATTCGGAGATTATTACCTGAACTACATTCCTGAGATCATCCGCCTGGTGATACCTGTTGCCATCTTTGTAGCCTGTTTATATCTGACCGGACAAATGACTGATCGTCTGGAAATCACTGCTTTAAAAGCAGCCGGGGTGAGCTTGTACCGCCTTATTGTGCCCTACCTGCTCTTTGGGTTTATCATGCTTGTTATTATCAGTTACCTGGATGGCTTCATCATACCCGATTCAAATTCCAAGCGCATCGCCTTTGAAAACCGCTATCTCAAAGACAAAACAGAGAAGGTAGACCGCAACCGTATCTACCGCCAGGAGTCGGAGAATACAATCTTTGAGATCAGGACTTTCGACGCCAACCAGAAGATTGGCTACAATATTGAAGTGATTGAATTTGAGGGTGATAGCATCAAAAAAATGATGAAAATTCAACGCATGGAGTGGATCCCGAATGACAGCCTCTGGAAATACACCGATATTGAAGAGAAAACGTTCACTCCTACAGGGTACGTCGATGAGTATAGTGACTCTATGAGAGTAGCCCTGAATATACTGCCCCGAGACCTGGCCCGTACCACTTCCGATATCTACCAGCTCACATACCGGGAGGCCTACAACTACATCCAATCCATTAAACGAAGCGGGGCCAGCAACACTGAGTTGCCACAGGTACAGTTTTATGGCAGGCTTGCATACCCGTTCTCCATCATCGTCTCAATACTGGTTGGGTTTGCCATCGCATCGGTCAGGCGCAGAGGCGGCAGGGGATTTCACATAGCGGCCGGGCTAACCATTAGCTTTCTATACCTGGCGCTTATGAAAGTAATTGAACCATTTGGCGGGCAAGGTGCCCTTGATCCGGTCATTGCAGCAACACTGCCCCATGTGTTCTTTCTGTTTGTGGGCCTAGTGCTGTTGTTTGCGGCAAGGAAATAA
- the guaB gene encoding IMP dehydrogenase has product MQNSSPFERITRQGLTYDDVLLVPAYSQTLPRDVDTSVKLTPNLTLNVPVMSAAMDTVSEYRLAIALAREGGIAMLHKNMSIEDQADQVRMVKRSESGMIVDPVTLPEDATVREARGLMKKHKIGGIPIIEKDNKLIGIVTNRDLRFEHYVDKKLSSIMTSDNLITAREGTTLEEAEKLLQQHKVEKLPIVDENMRLVGLITFKDIEKKMNFPNACKDEMGRLRVGAAVGVTPDTMDRVDALIETGVDVITVDTAHGHSEGVLNMVKKIKKAYPDLNLIAGNIATKSAAKALVEAGADILKVGVGPGSICTTRVVTGVGVPQLSAVMEVAEFAHKAGVGLIADGGIKQTGDIPKAIAGGAQAVMMGSMFAGVDESPGETIIYESRKYKSYRGMGSLGAMEQGSKDRYFQDVEDDINKLVPEGIEGRVPYKGYLSEVVYQMVGGLRAAMGYAGAANIEDLQKAEFVQISAAAYKESHPHSVQITKESPNYSVS; this is encoded by the coding sequence ATGCAAAACTCCTCTCCATTCGAACGAATTACCCGACAGGGACTGACCTACGACGACGTGTTGCTGGTCCCTGCCTATTCCCAAACCCTGCCGCGCGATGTCGATACCAGTGTAAAACTCACGCCGAATCTCACCCTGAACGTTCCCGTCATGAGCGCCGCCATGGATACGGTATCTGAATACCGGCTAGCCATTGCCCTGGCCCGGGAGGGAGGCATTGCCATGTTGCATAAGAATATGTCCATTGAAGACCAGGCCGACCAGGTGCGCATGGTGAAACGCAGTGAGAGCGGCATGATCGTTGATCCGGTGACTCTGCCGGAAGATGCTACCGTCAGGGAAGCCCGGGGATTGATGAAAAAACACAAGATCGGCGGTATCCCTATTATCGAAAAGGATAACAAACTGATCGGCATCGTCACCAACCGGGACCTTCGCTTCGAGCATTATGTGGACAAGAAGCTGAGTTCAATCATGACCAGTGACAATCTGATCACGGCAAGAGAAGGAACCACCCTTGAAGAAGCCGAAAAGCTGCTGCAGCAGCACAAAGTAGAAAAACTTCCGATCGTAGATGAGAACATGAGGCTGGTGGGCTTGATTACGTTTAAGGATATTGAAAAGAAGATGAACTTCCCCAATGCTTGCAAGGATGAGATGGGCCGTCTGCGCGTGGGTGCTGCAGTAGGAGTTACCCCCGATACCATGGATCGGGTAGATGCGCTGATTGAAACCGGGGTGGATGTGATTACCGTAGATACCGCTCACGGGCACTCCGAAGGAGTGCTGAATATGGTAAAGAAGATCAAAAAAGCCTATCCGGATCTCAATCTTATCGCAGGCAACATCGCCACAAAGAGTGCGGCCAAAGCCCTTGTTGAGGCCGGAGCCGATATTCTTAAAGTTGGAGTGGGACCCGGGTCCATCTGTACTACTCGCGTGGTAACCGGGGTCGGGGTGCCGCAGCTAAGCGCGGTTATGGAAGTTGCAGAATTTGCTCATAAAGCAGGCGTGGGATTGATTGCAGACGGCGGTATCAAACAAACCGGAGATATCCCCAAAGCCATTGCAGGCGGAGCCCAGGCTGTGATGATGGGTTCCATGTTTGCCGGTGTAGATGAGAGCCCGGGAGAGACCATTATTTATGAATCCAGGAAATATAAATCCTACCGCGGCATGGGAAGTCTCGGTGCAATGGAGCAAGGCTCAAAAGATCGCTATTTCCAGGATGTGGAGGATGATATCAACAAGTTGGTCCCGGAAGGTATTGAAGGACGTGTCCCATATAAAGGATACCTCAGCGAGGTGGTCTACCAGATGGTCGGTGGATTGCGGGCAGCCATGGGTTATGCTGGTGCAGCTAATATTGAGGATCTCCAGAAAGCCGAATTTGTACAGATCTCTGCCGCGGCCTACAAAGAAAGCCATCCCCACTCGGTGCAGATTACCAAAGAATCACCGAACTACTCAGTAAGTTAA
- a CDS encoding LptF/LptG family permease → MLNKLQLDILRRHVGPFIFCFFTVMFLLLMQFLMLYIDKLVGKGLPFDIILELIVTNLAAMVVLAAPMAVLVASLMAYGKFTELNELTALRAAGVNPIHIINPVLGAATILTISLVLFGNYVLPDSNQRARSLFIDIRLKKPGFDLKENEFYEGIEGYTFLVKRIENEADSLYDVTLFQESTRNREKAYITAKRGTLQSEDDGQTLTLFLFDGSILRYLDRVQNGKRVDMYEETDFDRYRISFDLSELAFSRSNPDKHSRSDRTMNIKSMLAVVDSLNMEINDQKEKFVERNNDIALNPEDSLFSQQQHLAGEDREYYTETDSTDLPYQSHYVVLNNINRLSAQKSIHRSALTEMRNYRSSLENLEVNLDWRISRIARYLVEVHKKFSIPIACIIFVLIGAPIGMYTKKGNLGYAALISTGFLTFYFISIIQGEKLADRLFVSPVTGMWFSNVILSVIGIYLVIRLCTSFKFSNLWRKSA, encoded by the coding sequence ATGCTTAATAAGCTTCAACTCGACATTCTCAGAAGGCATGTAGGCCCGTTTATCTTCTGTTTTTTTACGGTGATGTTTCTGCTGTTGATGCAGTTTCTGATGCTTTATATCGACAAGCTGGTCGGCAAGGGCCTGCCTTTTGACATTATTCTGGAATTGATTGTTACCAATCTGGCAGCCATGGTGGTTCTGGCGGCACCAATGGCCGTTTTGGTCGCTTCCCTGATGGCCTATGGTAAATTTACTGAGCTAAATGAGCTTACTGCATTACGCGCCGCCGGTGTAAATCCCATACACATTATTAATCCGGTACTTGGAGCTGCCACCATTTTAACCATCAGCCTGGTGCTATTTGGCAATTATGTGCTTCCCGATTCCAACCAGAGGGCACGATCGCTGTTTATCGATATCCGTTTAAAGAAACCCGGCTTTGATCTTAAAGAAAATGAGTTCTATGAAGGCATCGAAGGCTATACCTTTCTGGTCAAGCGAATAGAGAATGAGGCAGATTCTCTGTATGACGTCACGCTTTTCCAGGAATCCACCAGAAATCGGGAAAAAGCCTACATCACGGCCAAACGCGGGACCTTGCAGAGTGAAGACGACGGGCAGACCTTAACCCTGTTTCTTTTTGACGGTAGCATACTCAGGTACCTCGATCGCGTTCAAAACGGTAAAAGAGTTGATATGTATGAAGAAACTGATTTTGACCGTTACCGTATCAGCTTTGATCTTTCTGAACTTGCGTTTTCACGTTCCAATCCCGACAAGCACTCCCGCAGTGACCGTACCATGAATATCAAGTCAATGCTGGCGGTTGTTGATTCGCTGAATATGGAAATCAATGATCAAAAGGAGAAGTTCGTTGAAAGAAATAATGATATCGCGCTGAATCCGGAAGACTCTCTCTTTTCCCAACAGCAGCATCTTGCCGGTGAAGACCGCGAGTATTACACTGAAACAGACAGTACAGATCTTCCCTACCAAAGTCATTATGTGGTTTTAAATAATATAAACCGGCTTTCTGCCCAAAAAAGCATACACCGGTCTGCATTAACTGAAATGCGTAACTATCGCTCTTCACTGGAAAATCTTGAGGTAAACCTGGATTGGAGGATCAGCCGTATTGCACGGTACCTTGTGGAGGTACATAAAAAGTTCTCCATCCCCATTGCCTGTATCATCTTTGTATTGATCGGAGCACCAATAGGCATGTACACCAAGAAAGGAAACCTCGGCTATGCTGCACTAATAAGTACCGGATTCCTGACCTTTTATTTCATCTCCATCATACAGGGAGAGAAGCTGGCGGACCGGCTGTTTGTGAGTCCTGTGACCGGCATGTGGTTTTCAAATGTGATTTTATCGGTCATCGGCATTTACCTGGTGATAAGGCTCTGCACTTCTTTTAAATTTTCAAACCTCTGGAGAAAAAGTGCGTAA